In Rhizoctonia solani chromosome 7, complete sequence, one DNA window encodes the following:
- a CDS encoding cation transport ATPase produces MHDYTEGASPQDIRAAAHASTRRRRDSQIGSAYGDNDDEGAVFGGPQAALVPSSVSSFHRERPLWRRDSRRKSIDSRRRSISSRRSIGSRRASIDSRAVSDADALSGDEGAVQLESPSIEDTERAARTGMFASFTGLFRTETQDTRPGISRRTSEASSVGQWDIPLGSDVSGSPLPSPTASLPIITGGDPFFGDTRIDISPPASLYDVDATLPESRQNVYVADEDAHLRLTGYTRVAWRNLVWYALSILSLGTLALVGRWVPTMWLRFVAREVGFPDADFVVVETEHADFLMVDINTISYPYPLDTVFNNGSANPTPGHSTPAEAALTKLASRDPSIRSNISGTPANGHSNGGSNLNGSNSTLKPPTEINGLGKGEAMGTLSFVDYRYNRFVLDPRSRKFAMLRYQLAGPNWPNLSSITGGLTTGTRDQRTTAFGANEVEIEAKSTSALLIDEVLHPFYVFQIASILLWSLDDYYYYAFCIALISCVKVDGEWQTKLSSDLVPGDTISLLSPTLHTVPADILLLSGDAIVNESMLTGESVPVSKIPVTEGGVKSYVLGAGKNDADVGPELAKSFLYAGTRVVRVRGSGAGEDAIGIVVRTGFNTTKGALVRSMLFPKPMGFKFYRDSMRFIGVLAIIAVLGFMASAVQFVKLGIAWQTILVRALDLITIVVPPALPATLSIGTAFAISRLRKAGVFCIAPTRVNDGLDVLGVRGIEGSDQRMFGELVQSVHELPLPRGREKISIVHALTTCHQLKVVDGEVIGDPLDVKMFDFTGWEVEEGKVGGGGGSGGGGASVGAGEGGPERPATLVQTIVRPPGGGKFRLEDAMKTGTRHAHFLELGVIRTFEFVSALRRMSVVVKRLKSSSMEIYVKGAPEVMGEICDPESFPGDYEDMLSYYTKHGYRVIALAGKSIEGLSWLRAQKMKREQAESNLKFLGLIVFENKLKPGTAPAIQTLRDAHLVCRMVTGDNPRTAVSVARECGLISQSAHVFYAVFSEGNAQTAQSKLHWSSVDDATLTLDDYSLKPLLPRAHHTIEEEIAYQDYTLAVSGDVFRWMVNHAPLETLQRMLVKAQIFARMSPDEKHELVSRLQSLGYTVCFCGDGANDCGALKAADVGLSLSEAEASVAAPFTSRTPDIGCVIEVIREGRAALVTSFSCFKYMALYSLIQFTTVTLLYSFASSLGDFQFLYIDLFIIIPIAVTMGRTLPYSRIYPKRPTASLVSKKVLSSIIGQIVITSAFQFWAFWWVRGQEWVVAFMTHFIIATLRLAATPHGCTSPPSPAPVSFRQIPTGAKRTLLVGAILNAAICFAFERWNPVAGALEVVSRGRQRRVRGGLEYRAVEGGMVGRTGADDED; encoded by the exons ATGCACGACTATACAGAGGGCGCATCCCCTCAGGATATCCGGGCCGCTGCCCACGCATCCACCAGGCGCCGTCGAGACTCCCAAATCGGTTCCGCATACGGCGATAACGACGATGAAGGTGCGGTGTTTGGCGGTCCTCAAGCAGCTCTCGTCCCCAGCTCTGTCTCCAGCTTCCACCGAGAAAGACCCCTATGGCGTCGAGACAGCCGACGTAAGAGCATAGACAGTCGGAGGAGGAGTATATCTAGTCGTCGGAGCATAGGGAGCCGAAGAGCAAGCATCGATAGTCGGGCCGTGAGCGATGCGGATGCACTTTCAGGCGACGAGGGGGCTGTGCAGCTAGAGAGCCCGAGCATAGAAGACACCGAACGCGCTGCCAGAACCGGTATGTTTGCCTCGTTCACGGGGCTGTTCAGGACCGAAACCCAAGACACCCGCCCTGGTATCTCCCGTCGCACATCCGAAGCCTCTTCAGTCGGCCAATGGGACATTCCACTCGGCTCCGACGTATCTGGCTCTCCTCTCCCTTCTCCAACCgcttctttgccaatcatCACAGGTGGAGACCCATTTTTCGGAGACACACGCATCGACATTTCTCCCCCCGCTTCTCTCTATGACGTTGACGCTACTTTACCCGAGTCCAGGCAGAACGTATACGTAGCCGACGAAGATGCCCATCTGCGGCTTACGGGATACACCCGAGTCGCATGGCGAAATCTCGTATGGTACGCCTTGTCCATTCTCTCATTGGGCACCCTCGCTCTGGTCGGACGCTGGGTCCCAACCATGTGGCTCCGCTTCGTAGCTCGCGAAGTTGGCTTTCCCGATGCGGATTTTGTGGTCGTCGAG ACCGAACACGCAGATTTCCTTATGGTCGATATTAACACTATCTCATACCCTTATCCTTTGGACACAGTCTTCAACAATGGTTCTGCCAATCCTACTCCCGGACACTCTACACCAGCCGAAGCAGCCTTGACCAAGCTTGCTTCCAGGGATCCAAGCATTAGGTCCAACATCAGCGGGACCCCAGCCAACGGGCATTCAAACGGAGGGTCTAATCTCAACGGGTCAAACAGCACGCTCAAGCCACCTACCGAAATTAACGGGCTTGGAAAGGGAGAAGCCATGGGCACTCTTTCGTTTGTGGACTACAGGTACAATCGATTCGTGCTCGACCCTCGGTCAAGGAAATTCGCCATGCTACGGTAC CAACTGGCGGGACCGAACTGGCCGAACCTCTCCTCAATCACAGGAGGGCTGACTACGGGCACACGAGACCAACGTACAACGGCATTCGGAGCAAACGAGGTCGAAATCGAGGCAAAGAGTACAAGCGCACTCTTGATCGACGAG GTCCTGCACCCATTCTACGTCTTCCAAATCGCCTCTATTCTTCTCTGGTCCCTGGATGACTATTATTATTACGCATTCTGCATCGCTCTCATCTCAT GCGTCAAGGTCGACGGTGAAT GGCAAACGAAATTATCCTCGGACCTCGTCCCTGGGGACACAATCTCCCTCCTCTCGCCGACTTTGCACACAGTCCCAGCAGACATCCTGCTCCTCTCCGGAGACGCGATCGTAAACGAGAGCATGTTGACCGGGGAAAGCGTGCCTGTCAGCAAGATTCCCGTTACAGAAGGCGGAGTGAAGAGCTACGTGCTC GGCGCTGGAAAGAACGATGCGGACGTCGGACCTGAACTTGCCAAGTCGTTCTTGTATGCCGGGACCCGGGTCGTTCGCGTTCGTGGATCCGGGGCTGGAGAGGACGCGATTGGGATCGTTGTCAGAACCG GATTCAACACAACCAAAGGCGCCCTTGTCCGTTCGATGCTTTTCCCTAAACCTATGGGTTTCAAGTTTTATCGTGACTCGATGAGGTTCATTGGTGTACTTGCCATTATCGCCGTTCTCGGCTTCATGGCCAGCGCTGTGCAGTTTGTTAAACTCGGG ATCGCATGGCAAACAATCCTCGTTCGCGCACTAGACCTCATCACCATTGTCGTCCCCCCAGCTCTCCCAGCAACCCTCTCGATCGGCACCGCATTCGCCATCTCCCGTCTCCGCAAAGCCGGCGTGTTCTGCATCGCGCCCACGCGGGTGAAC GACGGATTGGATGTGTTGGGTGTGCGAGGAATCGAAG GTTCGGACCAACGCATGTTTGGAGAACTCGTCCAGTCGGTGCATGAGCTCCCTCTTCCGCGAGGTCGAGAGAAAATCAGTATCGTACATGCTTTGACGACGTGCCACCAACTTAAAGTCGTCGATGGAGAAGTGATCGGTGATCCGTTGGACGTGAAGATGTTTGATTTCACTGGGTGGGAGGTTGAAGAAGGCAAAGtcggtggtggaggtggaagTGGAGGCGGAGGTGCGAGTGTGGGTGCGGGAGAAGGAGGCCCAGAGCGACCTGCGACCTTGGTACAGACTATCGTTCGGCCGCCCGGCGGTGGCAAATTCAGACTAGAGGACGCAATGAAAACCGGCACTCGA CACGCACACTTTTTGGAACTGGGAGTGATCCGCACGTTCGAGTTTGTTTCTGCCCTTCGACGAATGAGCGTGGTCGTCAAACGGTTAAAGAGTAGCAGTATGGAGATCTATGTCAAGGGCGCGCCCGAGGTTATGGGTGAAATCTGCGATCCCGAGTCGT TCCCTGGAGATTATGAGGATATGCTTTCGTACTATACGAAACATGGGTATCGTGTTATTGCGTTGGCTGGAAAGAGTATTGAGGGGTTGTCCTGGCTTCGGGCCCAAAAAATGAAACG GGAGCAAGCCGAATCGAATCTCAAGTTCCTTGGTCTTATTGTATTCGAGAACAAGCTCAAGCCAGGGACTGCTCCTGCGATTCAGACGTTGAGAGACGCGCATTTAGTATGCCGGATGGTTACTGGCGATAACCC ACGAACAGCCGTTAGTGTGGCTCGTGAATGTGGACTGATCAGTCAAAGCGCACATGTATTTTATGCAGTATTCTCAGAAG GCAATGCTCAAACTGCGCAGTCAAAGCTTCATTGGAGTTCGGTTGACGACGCCACGCTGACACTCGACGACTACAGTCTCAAGCCCCTTCTTCCACGCGCACACCATACGATCGAAGAAGAAATCGCATATCAGGATTATACGCTTGCCGTCTCGGGAGATGTATTCAGGTGGATGGTGAACCATGCTCCGCTAGAAACACTCCAAAGG ATGCTCGTCAAGGCGCAAATCTTTGCACGGATGTCCCCAGACGAGAAACACGAGCTCGTATCGCGTCTGCAATCCCTTGGATATACTGTTTGTTTCTGTGGAGACGGTGCCAACGACTGCGGCGCTCTCAAAGCTGCCGACGTTGGTCTTTCATTGTCGGAAGCCGAAGCGAGCGTTGCCGCACCGTTCACGAGCCGCACGCCTGATATTGGATGTGTGATCGAGGTTATTCGAGAAGGGCGTGCTGCGCTTGTGACGAGCTTTAGCTGCTTCAAATACAT GGCGCTGTATTCGCTTATACAATTTACCACCGTCACATTGCTATACTCCTTTGCAAGTTCACTAGGAGACTTTCAA TTTTTGTACATTGATTTGTTCATTATTATCCCTATTGCAGTCACGA TGGGCCGAACATTACCGTACtcgcgcatatatcccaagcgcccaaccGCATCGCTTGTTTCTAAAAAGGTCCTGTCGAGTATCATCGGTCAGATCGTGATTACGAGTGCGTTCCAATTTTGGGCGTTTTGGTGGGTTAGGGGGCAGGAATG GGTGGTTGCGTTTATGACGCACTTTATTATCGCCACTCTTCGTTTGGCCGCTACCCCACACGGTTGTACCTCGCCGCCTTCCCCCGCGCCCGTTTCATTTCGGCAG ATCCCGACGGGTGCGAAGCGAACGCTGCTGGTAGGAGCGATACTCAACGCAGCTATATGCTTTGCTTTCGAGCGGTGGAATCCGGTTGCTGGTGCGCTTGAAGTTGTCTCGCGTGGGCGGCAGCGGCGTGTTCGAGGCGGCCTAGAGTATCGTGCGGTGGAGGGCGGGATGGTTGGCCGCACCGGTGCGGATGATGAAGATTAA
- a CDS encoding Dedicator of cytokinesis protein 3 has product MGWEPLPLLLYGFAIHPLSHASPTTNDRVSSIGPPRLELDAIPEHAHRNPHLARLDVGDEIYAFEAWRDAGPTWYRGYIVCTSNTPSAPAPPDPSPAQSTILGIPPAQDNTTVVEDPQVTIGIFPATHVHIRDELPDAEGLPSSPRPCTPAGFHMATLQEEPDSPRSPLHEKPEAPRPTLKSGDETALGLVEPLVDEIASALREWHARLFTYLAKRDYRTFTSGDELRGIRRAKTRMRHAPRTGQRRPGTRRACPSPGRGRPRFVLPPPAPALLSNPQSQSRGRKEETTRPKFHHILLDLRAFVAAPCAPGEYTELFFSLYSKAGASFVTEDFCVILNRNGRRIYRWDDRKPEAPIRTLFTDLGSHDLSEGLVLVCRIVRRGGMKLAPDGEAESPGKPGMGTIEESNTLGLGAVSEQGHGSFSSARSPRRGSEPMYKSVWEDSMTQLPPPAQTKPRRKSKSETAEDLRRPFGCAVLELDLGASTRKGLPVLNASPRYPPSRRTVHGKKSKIDARRLIGENHRADMIAVTLKTLYGDSATLIHENPSLLHSVPLTSRLGFPDVVFPGDTRNDAFIKLWSGEFQHTGSPASSLTRARTRKSIGALVGGMGGLGPPSVEVSVQVRTRGGRTLDTILSAGSGQPPQSTFRSTVLYKSHTPSYGELVKVKLEDEADHLFFTFRNRRGPAFAFAYLPLFPDGRAFVSDGTHRLVLYKTEKIESVQPKDYFGAPASVPGPSTKIELAPALARVLQPTRDALVDKDELASVLGKFTFVGEVEIVKFLQDIFDALFAVLVSPLNSRGELDDLVFSVLVTVLGIIQDRRFNNFQPVLDVYIDQHFSCAAAAGHMIHSMNRLLSSPSGEETRAHKLLHSNTLHPSFQTCQSFSTTELVPIVTGFTNSLVSTKGKLVVWKLLMYIQFVRSFVFDDPKSRSLLVESIISWIKPHFGKFNEFTMTSAGDSDAARDAARVGWLETTRLCITVVAVMLDKLQMCLVDPTIRADRRLFRQEEDNVEFLLSLLPK; this is encoded by the exons ATGGGCTGGGAACCCCTCCCGTTGTTGTTGTATGGCTTTGCCATCCACCCACTGAGCCATGCATCTCCAACTACCAACGACCGCGTGTCGTCGATTGGTCCTCCCCGACTCGAGCTCGATGCAATACCCGAACACGCACATCGCAATCCCCACTTGGCCCGTCTCGACGTTGGCGATGAGATTTACGCGTTCGAGGCATGGAGAGACGCTGGGCCCACTTGGTATCGCGG GTACATTGTCTGTACATCCAACACACCATCGGCCCCAGCTCCACCCGACCCCTCCCCTGCCCAATCTACCATCCTGGGCATCCCTCCGGCCCAAGACAACACAACAGTCGTGGAAGATCCCCAAGTGACGATCGGAATATTCCCCGCTACGCACGTCCACATCCGCGATGAACTCCCAGACGCAGAAGGCC TCCCATCCTCGCCCAGGCCTTGCACCCCAGCAGGCTTCCACATGGCCACTCTCCAGGAAGAACCTGATTCGCCTCGCTCCCCTCTACACGAAAAACCAGAGGCTCCAAGGCCGACCCTCAAGTCCGGCGACGAGACCGCTCTGGGTCTAGTTGAACCGCTTGTCGATGAGATTGCCTCGGCTCTGCGCGAATGGCACGCTCGCCTGTTCACGTACCTTGCTAAACGAGACTACCGAACGTTCACTTCG GGGGATGAGCTCCGAGGAATCCGCCGCGCTAAGACGAGAATGCGTCATGCGCCTCGTACGGGGCAACGTCGCCCAGGGACTCGACGTGCTTGTCCGTCACCCGGCAGGGGGAGGCCTC GATTTGTTCTTCcccctcctgctcctgcccTATTGAGCAACCCGCAGTCGCAGTCTCGTGGTAGAAAAGAAGAAACGACCCGTCCAAAGTTCCATCACATCCTTCTCGACCTGCGCGCGTTCGTAGCCGCACCCTGCGCACCAGGCGAATACACCGAACTCTTCTTTTCGCTCTATTCCAAAGCCGGCGCATCGTTCGTCACCGAAGACTTTTGCGTCATACTCAATCGCAACGGT AGGCGAATCTACCGATGGGACGATCGGAAACCGGAAGCTCCGATTCGCACGCTCTTTACGGACTTGGGATCACACGACCTCTCCGAGGGACTCGTGCTCGTATGCCGGATCGTAAGGCGCGGTGGGATGAAACTCGCCCCGGACGGCGAAGCCGAGAGCCCGGGTAAACCAGGAATGGGCACCATCGAAGAATCAAACACGCTTGGGCTGGGGGCCGTATCTGAGCAAGGCCACGGATCGTTTTCGAGTGCGCGGTCGCCGAGACGAGGGAGCGAGCCGATGTACAAGTCGGTTTGGGAGGATAGTATGACCCAGCTCCCGCCCCCTGCGCAAACGAAACCGCGACGCAAGTCGAAATCGGAGACGGCCGAGGATTTGAGGCGACCGTTTGGATGCGCGGTGCTCGAGTTGGACTTGGGAGCCTCGACGAGGAAGGGGTTG CCGGTTCTCAACGCTTCACCAAGATATCCTCCGAGCCGACGAACGGTGCATGGAAAAAAGTCCAAG ATCGACGCACGGCGATTGATCGGGGAAAACCACAGGGCCGACATGATAGCCGTCACTCTCAAAACACTCTACGGCGACTCTGCCACACTCATCCACGAAAACCCGTCCCTGCTCCATTCGGTGCCTTTAACTTCGAGGTTGGGTTTCCCGGACGTGGTGTTCCCGGGAGACACCCGCAACGATGCGTTTATTAAGCTCTGGTCCGGAGAATTTCAGCACACGGGCTCGCCGGCGAGTTCGCTGACTCGCGCAAGAACGCGAAAGAGCATCGGTGCACTCGTCGGGGGGATGGGAGGGCTCGGCCCACCCAGCGTCGAAGTCTCGGTCCAAGTCCGAACTCGGGGCGGCCGAACACTCGACACGATCCTCTCAGCTGGATCCGGCCAGCCACCGCAATCCACCTTCCGCTCCACGGTGCTCTACAAATCCCACACGCCGAGCTACGGAGAGCTCGTCAAGGTCAAGCTCGAGGACGAGGCGGACCACTTGTTCTTCACGTTTCGGAACCGCCGCGGACCGGCCTTTGCGTTTGCCTATCTCCCGCTCTTCCCGGACGGGCGCGCGTTTGTCTCGGACGGGACGCACAGGCTCGTGTTGTACAAGACGGAAAAGATTGAAAGTGTTCAGCCGAAAGATTACTTTGGTGCGCCCGCGTCTGTCCCCGGTCCCAGCACCAAGATCGAGCTCGCGCCCGCGCTGGCGAGGGTGCTCCAGCCTACACGGGACGCGCTCGTC GACAAGGACGAGCTCGCGAGCGTGCTGGGCAAGTTTACGTTTGTGGGCGAAGTCGAGATCGTCAAGTTCCTCCAGGACATATTCGACGCGCTCTTTGCGGTGTTGGTCTCTCCCCTCAACTCGCGCGGCGAGCTGGACGACTTGGTGTTTTCTGTGCTGGTCACTGTTCTGGGTATCATCCAAGACAGGCGGTTCAACAACTTTCAGCCTGTGCTGGACGTGTACATCGACCAGCACTTTTCGTGCGCTGCGGCCGCGGGACATATGATTCATTCCATGAACCGGCTGTTATCGAGCCCTAGCGGGGAGGAAACGCGA GCACACAAACTATTGCACTCCAACACTTTGCATCCATCCTTCCAGACCTGTCAATCGTTTTCGACCACCGAACTCGTCCCCATTGTAACGGGGTTTACCAATTCACTCGTTAGCACCAAGGGCAAACTCGTAGTTTGGAAACTCTTGATGTACATCCAATTCGTCCGGAGCTTTGTATTCGACGATCCAAAATCGCGTTCGCTCCTCGTCGAGTCGATCATCTCGTGGATCAAGCCCCATTTTGGCAAGTTTAACGAGTTCACTATGACTAGCGCTGGAGATTCGGATGCGGCTCGGGATGCGGCTCGAGTTGGGTGGCTGGAGACGACGCGGTTGTGTATAACGGTCGTGGCGGTTATGCTCGATAAGCTTCAGATGTGTTTGGTCGACCCTACGATTCGGGCCGATAGGAGGTTGTTCAGACAAGAAGAGGACAATGTGGAATTTCTGCTCTCCCTTCTCCCCAAGTGa